The Montipora capricornis isolate CH-2021 chromosome 6, ASM3666992v2, whole genome shotgun sequence genome has a window encoding:
- the LOC138051571 gene encoding uncharacterized protein encodes MAGSEDYVTVKCGGESEIDVELEEDGSLALSSLKALCANATGLCFTSENGRRRSVRVVDNKCFPPQGKWGERVYDVVVTARHVPLSGITFHVQALVKLTSPKDYGTVTVAQKPS; translated from the exons ATGGCGGGTTCTGAAG ATTATGTGACTGTCAAATGTGGTGGAGAAAGTGAAATTGACGTTGAACTCGAAGAAGATGGAAGTTTAGCTTTAAGCAGtttaaaagctctttgtgcGAACGCAACAGGATTGTGTTTCACCTCAGAAAATGGTAGAAGACGAAGTGTCAGAGTTGTAGATAACAAATGTTTTCCACCTCAAGGAAAGTGGGGAGAAAGGGTGTACGATGTAGTTGTGACGGCAAGACATGTGCCATTAAGTGGTATCACTTTTCATGTGCAGGCATTAGTGAAATTGACATCCCCCAAGGACTATGGTACTGTAACAGTTGCTCAAAAACCTAGCTGA
- the LOC138051572 gene encoding octopamine receptor 1-like, producing the protein MVQGFLNGSSKLPDYATDVSSLDTRSVAAIALQAASMVAIIIIALAGNTLILLAIYIDKTLQTITNVFIVNLACADLLLTIIGMPFTLVSSITYRWIFSDTWCKVNGMANSLFCVASILTLAAVSIDRYLAILYPFKYATWMTNKVAAGMIAYIWCHALLIACLPLTSWSRYTFISSESICTVQWDYSIAYTLFLFSVCFFLPLGAMVFTYLRIFHTAKKQSRKVVPVTGTIEGKDEPSFSGINFNYDSQANLTGTAFPLALPTDKLKTNSAASVSSDIYDDERVLNSKITSPTAHLYERQEIAGKQAENLYRGFCAEPSTDSGYEGPITRESTFSRIHEQSASDKRLISSANGCSGDTLRALNRSCGSLQDSAVIAYSLSELANTKYYEDTQNDSTSPMTNAIKDSWKNGEVNISPPLQNSGRKKETDKTLTEVEVDEPPAAEKTLNNNFAAKEYILQQSDVKYTGEEPVANRCFKAESKDRFNQSNNLSASSSSIETKDGEKGLLNISMDVPERSSTPSFAHTNNGEQSNNFESQREKAMTPSRTRKKRFSTASIVKFSKPNSFRAFSKSSLAILKLRKRKDVQARVTMRRETKAAKTLLIVVGTFVLCWTPHFVGIFCLLSEQCSWPDAFFAITTWLAMLNSACNPVIYGVMSRQFRKRFKQILQCKKSFF; encoded by the coding sequence ATGGTGCAAGGATTCCTAAATGGATCTAGCAAACTCCCGGACTATGCCACAGATGTCTCTTCCTTGGATACGCGTTCGGTCGCTGCCATTGCGCTTCAAGCGGCGAGTATGGTCGCGATAATAATCATCGCTCTCGCGGGCAATACATTGATTCTGCTTGCAATTTACATCGACAAGACTCTGCAAACAAtcaccaatgttttcattgtcAACCTTGCTTGTGCCGATTTACTTTTGACTATCATCGGAATGCCTTTCACCCTGGTCTCCTCCATAACGTATCGCTGGATATTTAGTGACACCTGGTGCAAGGTTAACGGCATGGCGAATTCTTTGTTTTGCGTCGCTTCTATACTCACTTTGGCCGCGGTCTCCATCGATCGCTATCTTGCAATTCTCTACCCATTCAAATATGCAACGTGGATGACTAACAAAGTTGCGGCTGGTATGATCGCTTACATCTGGTGCCATGCTCTTCTTATAGCTTGCCTGCCTTTAACCAGTTGGTCTAGGTATACTTTTATTAGTTCAGAATCTATTTGTACAGTTCAATGGGACTACAGTATTGCATACACCTTATTTCTCTTCTCCGTCTGCTTTTTTCTGCCTCTTGGCGCTATGGTATTTACTTATTTAAGAATTTTTCACACAGCTAAGAAACAATCTAGGAAAGTTGTTCCTGTTACTGGAACGATCGAAGGAAAAGACGAACCGAGTTTTAGTGGTATTAACTTTAACTATGATAGTCAAGCCAATTTAACGGGAACAGCGTTTCCCTTAGCTCTACCTACTGATAAACTCAAAACCAACAGTGCAGCTTCTGTTAGTAGTGACATTTACGACGATGAACGCGTGTTAAATAGCAAGATAACGTCTCCCACCGCCCATTTGTATGAGCGACAGGAAATTGCTGGGAAACAAGCGGAAAATTTATATAGAGGTTTCTGTGCCGAACCTTCAACTGACTCTGGCTATGAAGGGCCAATCACCCGTGAATCAACTTTTTCAAGAATTCATGAACAATCGGCGAGCGACAAGAGGCTAATTTCAAGTGCTAATGGCTGCAGCGGAGACACGTTGAGAGCTTTGAACAGAAGTTGTGGAAGCCTCCAGGATTCCGCAGTAATTGCGTATTCTCTCAGCGAGTTAGCGAACACGAAATACTATGAAGATACGCAAAATGATTCAACATCACCTATGACGAATGCGATCAAAGACAGCTGGAAGAATGGGGAGGTAAATATATCACCTCCTTTGCAAAATTcaggaagaaaaaaggaaactgaTAAGACCCTAACAGAAGTTGAAGTTGATGAACCACCTGCAGCAGAAAAaactttaaataataattttgcagCAAAGGAATATATATTGCAACAAAGTGATGTCAAGTACACTGGAGAAGAACCAGTAGCTAATCGCTGTTTTAAAGCGGAGAGCAAAGACagatttaaccaatcaaataatctatCAGCTTCAAGTAGCAGTATTGAAACTAAAGATGGTGAAAAAGGActtttgaacatttcaatggATGTTCCAGAACGTTCGTCAACTCCGTCCTTCGCGCACACAAATAATGGAGAACAATCAAACAATTTTGAATCTCAAAGAGAAAAAGCAATGACTCCCTCCCGTACACGAAAAAAACGGTTCTCAACAGCCTCAATCGTAAAGTTTTCTAAGCCCAATTCGTTCAGAGCATTCAGTAAATCTTCCTTGGCAATACTGAAACTTCGAAAAAGGAAGGATGTCCAAGCACGTGTAACCATGCGCCGGGAAACTAAAGCCGCGAAGACGTTGTTAATCGTCGTAGGTACGTTTGTGTTATGCTGGACGCCACATTTTGTAGGGATATTTTGTCTACTAAGTGAACAGTGCTCTTGGCCCGATGCATTTTTTGCTATCACCACTTGGCTGGCAATGTTAAATTCTGCCTGCAACCCTGTCATTTATGGAGTCATGAGTCGGCAGTTTAGAAAGAGATTCAAGCAGATTTTACAATGCAAAAAGAGTTTCTTCTGA